In Glycine max cultivar Williams 82 chromosome 7, Glycine_max_v4.0, whole genome shotgun sequence, a single window of DNA contains:
- the LOC100799446 gene encoding protein OCTOPUS: MNPTTQPPPSLPPPPLPPPQLQPHRPSTSCDRHPQENFTGFCPSCLCERLAVLDPNSSSTSSAARKPPTSSTAAAALKAIFRPSIAARNRPPPSSFLPELRRTKSFSASKNEALSGFFEPQRKSCDVRGRSTLFSLFNQEAAVAVEVETRHNLPSSSVVQKPVLESEEEEEQEQENNNIVVHNVNDNNNTRVPDSLQPQPEATNNTFTEHRVSVSEIVEEEPEIVLEPEADVAAAEEDTLKETKDHMDLDSSQTKKPSGGRDLKGSFWSAASVFSKKLQKWRQKQKNKKRERNGVVVGSGTLLPVEKPISRQFRETQSEIADYGFGRRSCDTDPRFSLDAARMSFDFEEPRASWDGYLMARTTSSFAAVPPRMPTMIEDAPAPVQVLRTDSLIPVEEPEYEDALILNLNLNPNPNLPGGSAQTKEYYSDSSRRRKSLDRSSSIRRTAAAVVAEMDELKAVANASANANANARVTPAASADYLHNNINNNPLRDSNLNSNSNSNLLRDDEKGSSKKSSSRWRAWSIWGLIHRRGSKEEEGGGNGNGNGVERSYSESWQEYRGGGGEKNGDVRGGGFNPKLMRSNSSVSWRNGQSMIGGGGGGFGNVSMRKSDVQGNGLGLGLGGRKGRDEFVGLERNRSARYSSPNSIDNNGLLRLYLGGRRNGSGKGRSNQAHSIARNVLRLY; this comes from the coding sequence ATGAATCCCACCACCCAACCCCCACCGTCGTTGCCGCCACCGCCGTTGCCTCCGCCGCAGCTCCAGCCCCACCGCCCCTCCACCTCCTGCGACCGCCACCCTCAAGAGAACTTCACCGGCTTCTGCCCTTCATGCCTCTGCGAGCGCCTCGCCGTGCTCGATCCCAACTCCTCCTCCACCTCCTCCGCTGCCCGCAAGCCGCCAACTTCCTCCACTGCCGCCGCAGCCCTTAAGGCCATCTTCCGCCCCTCCATTGCAGCCCGCAACCGCCCTCCCCCCTCCTCCTTCCTCCCGGAGCTCCGCCGCACAAAATCCTTCTCCGCCTCCAAAAACGAAGCCCTCTCCGGCTTCTTCGAACCACAGAGAAAATCCTGCGACGTCCGCGGCCGCAGCACACTCTTCTCCCTCTTCAACCAAGAAGCCGCCGTCGCCGTCGAGGTCGAAACCCGCCACAACCTCCCTTCATCTTCCGTCGTTCAGAAACCCGTCCTCGAGtccgaagaagaagaagaacaagaacaagaaaacaACAACATTGTCGTTCACAACGTGAacgacaacaacaacactagGGTTCCAGACTCACTACAACCACAACCAGAAGCAACCAATAATACCTTCACCGAACACAGAGTTTCGGTTTCAGAAATCGTAGAAGAGGAACCGGAGATAGTACTCGAACCCGAAGCTGACGTGGCAGCTGCAGAAGAAGACACACTGAAGGAGACGAAGGACCACATGGATCTGGATTCCTCCCAAACAAAGAAACCCTCCGGCGGCCGCGACTTGAAGGGCAGCTTCTGGTCCGCGGCTTCAGTCTTCAGCAAGAAGCTCCAGAAGTGGAGGCAGAAGCAGAAGAACAAAAAGCGCGAGCGAAACGGCGTCGTTGTGGGCTCCGGAACCCTCTTACCTGTCGAGAAACCGATCTCGCGGCAATTCCGCGAGACGCAGTCGGAGATCGCCGACTACGGCTTCGGGCGCCGCTCCTGCGACACCGATCCGCGGTTCTCGCTCGACGCTGCCCGAATGTCGTTCGATTTCGAAGAGCCGCGCGCTTCCTGGGACGGTTATTTGATGGCAAGGACGACATCATCGTTCGCGGCGGTTCCTCCGAGGATGCCTACTATGATTGAAGACGCGCCTGCGCCGGTTCAGGTTCTCAGAACCGATTCTCTTATCCCCGTGGAGGAGCCGGAATATGAGGACGCTCTCATTCTCAATCTCAATCTTAATCCTAATCCTAATCTCCCTGGTGGTTCTGCTCAGACGAAGGAGTATTATTCCGACTCTTCGCGCAGAAGGAAGAGTCTTGATCGGTCTAGTTCTATTAGGAGAactgctgctgctgttgttgctgAAATGGATGAGTTGAAGGCTGTTGCAAATGCTAGTGCTAATGCTAATGCTAATGCGAGGGTTACTCCTGCTGCTTCTGCTGATTATTtgcataataatattaataataatcctTTGAGGGACTCCAATTTGAATTCGAAttcgaattcaaatttgttGAGGGATGATGAGAAGGGGAGTTCTAAGAAGTCATCGAGCCGGTGGAGGGCGTGGAGTATATGGGGATTGATACACCGGAGGGGAAGTAAGGAGGAGGAGGGTGGAGGGAACGGGAATGGGAATGGGGTGGAGAGGTCGTATTCGGAGTCGTGGCAGGAGtatagaggaggaggaggggagAAGAATGGGGATGTTAGGGGTGGTGGTTTTAATCCTAAGTTGATGAGGAGTAATAGCAGTGTGAGTTGGAGGAATGGGCAGAGTATGataggtggtggtggtggagggtTTGGGAATGTGAGTATGAGGAAGAGTGATGTGCAAGGGAATGGACTTGGACTTGGGCTTGGTGGAAGGAAGGGGAGGGATGAGTTTGTTGGGTTGGAGAGGAACCGTAGTGCCAGGTATTCCTCGCCGAACAGCATCGATAACAATGGTCTCTTGAGGCTCTACTTGGGTGGCAGGAGAAACGGGTCCGGGAAAGGAAGGTCGAACCAGGCACATTCTATCGCCAGAAACGTACTTCGATTGTATTGA
- the LOC102662815 gene encoding protein OCTOPUS-like, with protein sequence MDPGLEPHHPSGYCDRHPEEQFIGYCPECLYEELTVHDENSSTSTQVESHATSSIISSTKAIFQPFTAMCGPNRPCSSSSFLLMLRRTKSLFGTFKSQRKSNNFPTHNTLLSLFNQDDEYKIPREEPEVEMLNLASSSSIVQEVEEDRGTREIKGNEIIEEELEVEAKETPEAMKDTMDLGSQANKSYGHDLKGIFQFVSLVFKKKLQKNGGRNKR encoded by the coding sequence atggATCCTGGTCTCGAACCTCACCATCCCTCCGGTTATTGTGATCGCCACCCTGAGGAGCAATTCATCGGTTATTGCCCTGAATGTCTTTACGAAGAGCTCACAGTTCATGATGAAAACTCTTCCACCTCCACCCAAGTGGAGTCCCATGCAACTTCCTCCATCATTTCTTCCACCAAAGCTATTTTTCAACCTTTCACTGCCATGTGTGGACCCAATCGACCttgctcctcctcctccttcctcCTCATGCTTCGCCGCACAAAGTCTTTATTTGGCACCTTCAAATCGCAAAGAAAATCCAACAACTTTCCAACCCACAACACCTTATTGTCTCTCTTCAACCAAGATGATGAATACAAAATTCCCAGAGAGGAACCAGAAGTTGAAATGCTTAATCTcgcttcatcttcttctatcgTTCAAGAAGTTGAAGAAGATAGAGGAACAAGAGAAATCAAAGGAAATGAAATCATAGAGGAGGAATTAGAGGTGGAGGCAAAGGAGACACCAGAGGCAATGAAGGACACCATGGATTTGGGTTCGCAAGCGAACAAGAGTTATGGCCATGATTTGAAGGGAATATTTCAATTTGTTTctttggttttcaagaaaaagcTTCAAAAAAATGGAGGCAGaaacaaaagatga